In Monodelphis domestica isolate mMonDom1 chromosome 4, mMonDom1.pri, whole genome shotgun sequence, one DNA window encodes the following:
- the STMN1 gene encoding stathmin, with protein sequence MASSDIQVKELEKRASGQAFELILSPRSKEAVPEFPLSPPKKKDLSLEEIQKKLEAAEERRKSHEAEVLKQLAEKREHEKEVLQKAIEENNNFSKMAEEKLTHKMEANKENREAQMAAKLERLREKDKHMEEVRKNRESKDPADENGAD encoded by the exons ATGGCTTCTTCTG ATATCCAGGTGAAAGAACTAGAGAAGCGGGCCTCTGGGCAGGCGTTTGAGCTGATACTTAGCCCACGTTCGAAAGAAGCAGTTCCAgaattccccctttcccctccaaaGAAGAAAGATCTTTCCCtggaagaaattcagaagaaactaGAAGCTGCAGAAGAAAGACGCAAG tCTCATGAAGCTGAAGTCTTAAAGCAGCTTGCTGAGAAGCGGGAGCATGAGAAGGAGGTGCTTCAAAAAGCaattgaagaaaacaacaacTTCAGTAAAATGGCAGAAGAAAAACTGACCCACAAAATGGAAGCCAACAAAGAAAACCGAGAGGCACAAATGGCTGCTAAGCTGGAGCGCTTGCGGGAGAAG GATAAGCACATGGAGGAGGTGCGGAAGAACAGAGAGTCCAAAGACCCTGCCGACGAGAATGGAGCTGACTAG